TTCCAGGAGCCTCAGTCGAGGTCGTGTCTTTCACGTGCCGTTACACCTTTGTCATTTACTTCTCCTGTTTGTACATAACTCTCGCCTTAATGGGACTCATCAGCCTGGATCGATACTTTAAAGTTGTTCGACCATACGGAAGGCTGCTAGGACAAAGTGTGATGTTCAGTCTTGTGTTGTCCACCTCGGTTTGGATTGTGATATTTGGCAGCACAGCAGTTCCAACCTTAATTCTAGCCAGCCAGGTTCCATTCAATAGGACAGAAGACGTCTGTGCGTTTGTATTTAGTCCAGGTGGTCAGGCACTTCACAggtttgtggttttatttacaaacatacttttttGGTTGATCAGCTTAGTGATTGGCTTTTGCTACATCTGCATCACCCTGAAAGTCCTGCAGTCGTTCAGAAACTCTGCGAGCAACAACAGCCAAGGGAGCAGAAAAACCAAGCTGCGggtcttcctcatcctccttgagtttgtcttgtgttttgtgccTCTCCACTTGCTCCGCATTCCTAACACATTAATAAAACTCTTTCACTCAGACTATGGCGTTGCCAATGAACCGAATCTATTGAGTGACTTGTTCCTGTGGATGTCGACCGCCAACGTCTGCCTGGATCCTCTTCTCTACATCTCTCTGTGTAAGGAGTACAGAAACAAGCTGGTCGACATGATGGAAGCTGCAGGGATCTGTGTCGGGTTATGTTCAAGTGAAAAACAGGACGACTCCCAGGACACCAGTCAATAGTCATTAAATGCGGCACCTTTACAGACATAgagatgaacataaataaataatatagttACAAataacactgttttgttttgtttttttttaagtaaaaaaaattaaaagagagAGTAGCCCAGTAGTAGCTTTTGAGCTTCattttatgtatatactgtatagaaatatatatatgtatatatatatatatatatattctatacagtatagtatatactgtacttgccttgcttttattatgtttattatgttgGTATACTATTTTACTATACAATGTGATGTGGTGTAATCAGCTGTATTCTTCCTTTTCTGTATATAAAAGAAAGAGTACCAtatttacctgttaaaaagtttctgtatatatatatattattccaCTGCCTTAAAGTTGGAtggaaataatcaataaataaacatttccaaAACAAACGTGTGTCCAAATGCTTCCCTGCAAGtcaaaccaaaaacacatttctctcgTTTGAATGCACTGAATGCTCCACTGTTCACTGTAGTGGGGATTCCCTCCACTTACATGAACCAGGCGTTTGATTTTGTTGAGAATGAAATtcataagtgaaaaaaaaaaacacgcctgGGCAGTTGCTGATCTTTTCTTATCTTTAAAGGCCAATAAGCTCCATTTTTTTACTTCACCTATAAACAGCTGAGTCCACCTTGTGGTCAGATATTGCCACTGCGCCAGTTGTTCGATCAAACAATCCACATCAGTCATGCCTGATGTGGAACATAGTGATTTAAGTTCGGGGCCAGATGAAGGAGGTGACACCTCCACTCCACGCTGAGTAAAtggccttttttcccccatctgGCTAAAAAACCATTAGGTT
This Solea senegalensis isolate Sse05_10M linkage group LG8, IFAPA_SoseM_1, whole genome shotgun sequence DNA region includes the following protein-coding sequences:
- the LOC122773076 gene encoding P2Y purinoceptor 12-like — protein: MMSTDHSPSLSSGHQTGNVAFVCSYFLLFVIALLFNSVSAWVSLHLRSTSTFIVYLKNLVAADLLVTLCLPLIAVSKLPGASVEVVSFTCRYTFVIYFSCLYITLALMGLISLDRYFKVVRPYGRLLGQSVMFSLVLSTSVWIVIFGSTAVPTLILASQVPFNRTEDVCAFVFSPGGQALHRFVVLFTNILFWLISLVIGFCYICITLKVLQSFRNSASNNSQGSRKTKLRVFLILLEFVLCFVPLHLLRIPNTLIKLFHSDYGVANEPNLLSDLFLWMSTANVCLDPLLYISLCKEYRNKLVDMMEAAGICVGLCSSEKQDDSQDTSQ